A window of Miscanthus floridulus cultivar M001 chromosome 12, ASM1932011v1, whole genome shotgun sequence genomic DNA:
CGTCCGGCCGAAACGCGGCCGTAACAAGGATGTATCACCAGTCGAGATCTGTCCCGTCGCTAGCTTTTCGGACCAGCCAGATCGAAGAACCCAACCATGCGTCATGTGATGCGCCCGCGGACCGGACACCGGACCGAGCGACGAGCCAAAACCAACCAAACTGCCGGGGACATCTAATTATTTGCCACTCTTACGGAGGCCGACTCTCTGATTGTCAACTTTGTGGTGGCAACTATAAAAATATCCTAGAAAATAGTAACTCGCCTAATATTTTACCatttttgctgacgtggcatgcCAGATCAGCCAGCCAGTTTGAAAACGGGCCGTTGACGCTCGAAGACCGAAGCCAAAAGACCATTCTGCCCCCGCCGTGTATTGCTTAACCAGCGCCGTCTCTCCCCCTCCCATCTGTTCAGTCCACTCGCTTCTCTCCGGGATTCTCTCCCGTCCCTCCCCTTTCATTCCCCGTGGCGGCGCTTGCTCGAGGCGGGCAGgcgggagctcgacggcggcgccaAGTCGCGTCCCCCAAGTCGCAGGACGGCACGACGCCTGCAAGGTTAGATCTACTTCCTTCTTCTACCTACGCGCGGCATCTATGAATGGGGGGATTCCTGgtgctagggtttcctaattttcGTGTGTTGATGTAGGATTCGGATGTAGAGCAAACCATTAGCCACGATGGTGTTGTCTCCGTGCCCCCCGTGGTATGTTTCATTGTTATGGCATGTATGTGAGGGGATCCCGTATGTGAGGGATGTCCTAACTCCCGATTTGTTTGTTTTGCTTGTCACTGTCAGGATTGATCCTGACAATGCTTTTAGAATCCATGTTAGCGTTGATAAATACACTTTGGCTAACGACTATGGAGTGGTTGACCTAGATGCTCAAGAACATGACCTGTGGTTTGACAGTAGCAATGTGTACACACTGAATGACTTTGTAGATGATATGGTCAGCAAGATCATTTGGGGCCGCAGTCAGCAACTGCTTATTTGGGGTGTTGACATTGACAGTGGAACAGAGTGGAAGGTTACTAGCAGTGATCAGTTTGAGGAGATGATAATGTCTAGGATGGATGAGAAGGTAATGCATGTTAGTTGTGATGTTGTTGAGAAAGATGCAGTTGGTCTGAATGATGTTGTTAGCAGAGCAAACAAAGGTGGGTCTTCTACTACTGCTGCCCATTCTGGTGTGACAAATGCAGGACATGCAGAGAATGTAGAAGGCTTAGGTGACACTTGTAGTACTCCTGAAGAAGGTAGAGCTGAAGAAAATGTGGTTGATTGGAACACATTGACTATATTGGCTGATGAGAACTGTGATGGTGAAGCTAATGCTGTGGTAGATGAGGATCAAATCTATGAGGCTTTTGGATTCAAGGCAGCAGATGAGGCTACTGCAGATGAGGTtcctattcctaacatacctgcTGATGTGGAGGATGAAATGAATGAGGCAGCAATCCCTGTTAATGATGACCTAGGAGATGAGCCAATGTTTGGTTGGGATAGAGACAACCCTGACATGAGTGTTGGGACACTGTACCCTTGCATGGATGATTTTAGGATGGCAGTTAGGCAGCATGCTATTGTGAATGAGTTTCAATTGGGGACAGAGAAGTCTGACAAGGAGAGGTTTAGGGGCTACTGCAGTTCCAAGGGCTGCCCATGGAAAATTAGAGCTAGGACACTGAAGGATGGCAGTGTCAGGGTACCAATACTAACACTTTTTTTGTCCTTTTGGTGTAACCTTATTTCTAATATTTGCATGTTGTATATGAATTTATCTTAACTATTTCTGACATTTCTTCATGTATGTGCAGATCCAAATCAATAAGGGTACCCACAAGTGTCCTTCAAAGAGTAGAGTTCTTGGGAGGATGGCATCCCAGAAGTGGATTGCTGAGAGGGCTATACCACTATTGAAGGATAATCCTGAGATGGGCCCCAAAGCTGTAAAGGAAGAGTTAGAGAAGAAGTACAACATAAAGATTCCATATCAGACTGTATTTTATGGGAGACAGAGGGCTACAGATAAATTATTTGGTAAGTGGGATGATTGTTTTGATTATTTGTTTAGATTCAAGGCTGAGATTGAGCTTAGGTCTCCTGGTAGTGTAGTTGAGATAGATACAGTTACTGTGGAAGGCAAGGTTCACTTCAGTAGATTTTTTTGTGCCTTCAAAGCAAGTATAGATGGATTTAGAGATGGCTGCAGACCCTATATTAGTGTAGATTCAACTACTCTCAATGGTGAGTGGAATGGCCACATGCCTGCAGCCAATGCAATAGATGGCCACAATTGGTTGTACCCAATTGCTTTTGGCTTCTTTGATTCAGAGACCAAGGATAATTGGACTTGGTTCATGGAACAGTTAGGGAAAGCAATAGGACCAATGAACCACTTGGCTATATGCACTGATGCATGCAAAGGGCTAGAAGCAGCTGTGAAAAAGGTTTTCCCTGGAGCAGAGCAGAGAGAGTGTTTCAGGCATCTCATGGAAAATATGAAGAAAATGTTTACAGGAAATGCCTATGCCAAGTACATGTGGCCAGCAGCAAGGGCATGCACAGTAGAGAAGTTCAATAAATTGATGGACAAAGTTATTGAAGCCTATCCAGGAGTTGTTCCATGGTTGAAGGAACATCACAGTTTACTGTGGGCCAGGAGTGGATTCAAGGAAGAGATCAAGTGTGACTTCATAAATAACAATTTGGCTGAATCTTGGAATGCATGGATCCAAGCACACAAAGATCTACCATTAGACATTCTAGCTGATGCTATCAGGCATAAGACAATGGTACTTTTTGAGAAGAGAAGGAAGATATCCAAGGCCCTAAAAGGATTCATACTaccagcaataattcatcagctaaATGCAGCCTCAAAGGGACTGAACCATCTGAAGGCAACTAAGGGTGGACCCAACCAAGCAGAGGTGATAGTCATGTACAATGATGAAGTTGTCAAGAGGCATGTTGTCTACCTGGACCAACATGAGTGTACATGCAGAGAGTGGCAAGTGAGTGGCAAGCCCTGTCCCCATGCACTGGCAGTCATAACAACTGAAAGGCAGCCAAATATGGAGAAATATGTGGATGTGGCCTACTCAGTGCACAAGTTCCAAGCAGCATATGCAGGAATGATTCCTGTCATCACTGATAAGAGCCAGTGGCCAGTAGTTGAGAAGGGATTCAAGCTTCTTCCACCAATTGGGAAGAAAAGAGGACTTGGGAGGcaaatgaagaagagggttaaggGATGCCTGGAGAGAAGTGGCAAAGCCACAAGGCAGGTTATTTGCAAGGGCTGTGGTGAATTAGGCCATAGAAGGACCAGTTGGAGGTGCCCACTAAGTGGCACCAAAAAAAGGTAACTTACTAACCTACCTTTGCTGAAATCCTTTCACCATTGCTAACTAACTTAATGAAATTGCAGGAAGAGGACAAGAAAGACAAAGACCAAAAAGGGGCCAAAGAAGGGTGCTGACAAGGAGTATGAACCTGCTCCAGCTAGTGAAACTGCAGCAGCACCACCTGAGCCTTCACCAGCTCCACCAGCAGAAGCAGCACCTGAGCCTTCACCAGCTCCACCAGCAGAAGCAGCACCTGAGCCTTCACCAGCTCCACCAGCAGAAGCAGCACCATCACCAAGgactccaagaacaagggcagcaGTAGCAAGggaaagagaggcagaggaagcagcagcagcagcaaggtaAAATCTGAACCTAAATTGTGACTCAGGAACTTGCCATCTCGACAACAGCTCACTAAACCACTTTCAAATGCAGGAGGTTGAACTTGGAAGCTCCACAACCACTTGAAATGATCATTCCAGAGGCTGAATCTCTGCCAAACCCTGCACCAGCCAAGAAGATGACCCCTAGGAGGAAGCAGCTAGCCACAAATGTGAAGAGTTCTTCTGCCAAGGGAAACTGATGAAGCAATGAATCCTTGTGATCCATATTTTGGGAACTctgttatgtcattgaaaggtgCATGAACAACttgttatggtattgtaagttgaaTGGACAACTTGTAATGTATTGCCTTATAGGCCTGAACAACTTGTGATGACTTTGCTAGGGTTGTGTCATGTATGCAGACTGAACTTGCTATGTTTGTGTCATGTATGCGGACTGAACTTGCTATGGTTGTCAAGAGCATATCAGTGGTCTTGCAGTGATGATTTTTGGATATCATGTACAAGTGAAATAACAGAAACAATATTCCATTAACCATTCAACATTTTCACACATATATGCCCACTGATTGGTCAGACTCATACTAAAACACAGAGCTCATTACTCAACTGAGATACAACTTGAAATAGTTCAACGGGATCCCTAGTTCAACTAACAGACAAGGGAACTAACAACTAGTCAAACTAACAGAGAACACATACATAGCTCCAACCACTACACCAGCACCCATGACCAAGCTCAAAGCCTTCACTGCACCAACCAAAGCATCCAGCTTCACCTCCATTGAGTTCTTCTACACACGCACCAGTGCCCTTGAATCAGCTTCTTCCTCTACTGCGCCATGTTGTTCTAGATTCATCACAATCTTCCCCTGGTCCACCAATATGGCTAGGTACTCTTGCTGCCACTCAAAAAACCTACAAGATCCTGGAACCTAATCACATGGAAACATATTTGATGTGACAATCGATTCAAAACCCTAACAAATCGGAACCCAAAGAATATGGCTTACCCCTTGCATGTTCCTGGGACATTTGAAGAAGGCACGACCCTTGTTGCATTTCTCATCTGTCTAGGGCCACGAGCTCGAGCACCCTCTGCAGCCCACACTCCTCGCACATGATGAGGGGGAGCCCTGTCTGCCTCCCGAGTGGGTACTCCCCTATCCTATCCGACAGCTGCGGACGCCTATTGCGTGTTGATGAGCTCGCTCGACGGGAcatggcggctagggttgggGAGGGCAATGGAGGGGCGCCGGCAACCAAGGACGGGGAGACGAGGGATCCCGGGAGACGAAGGAAGAAGAAGTGCGGAGAGAAGCGAACAGATGGGAGGAGACGGCGCTGGTTAAGCAATACACGGCGGGGGCAGAATGGTCTTTTGGCTTCGGTCTTCGAGCGTCAACGGCCCGTTTTCAAGCTGGCTGGCTGATCTGgcatgccacgtcagcaaaaatGGCAAAATATTAGGCGAGTTACTATTTTCTAGGATATTTTTGTAGTTGCCACCACAAAGTTGGCAATCAGAGAGTCGGCCTCCGTAAGAGTGGCAAATAATTAGATGTCCCAAACTGCCGAGGCCCGCGCGCTAGCCCCGAAGGAACCATCGCGTCGCCGTCGAGATCATGGTCGGCCGCGCGACCGACCGAGAGAAAAGCTCTCCCCGTCTTTCGATCCTCCGCTCCGCCAAGATGGATCTGCCACCGGCCGGGCGGCAACGACGACGACGGGGCCCGGGAAGTGCAAGTACACGCATCATGCCAGCACTGTTGCCTGGAAATGTGCAGATCTGGTTGCCGCTAATAGGAGCGCACAACCGGCTGTGGCACGGCCCGGGCGCCCGGCCCCAACGCGACCATATGCCTGCATGttaggatgaaaacggtacgaaaATATCCCGTACCcgtatcgttttctatatttaatctgaTCGAATACGTATTTTCGGACAAATTCGAATTCGGTTCGAAATTCGGAATACCAAATTTGAAATCGGAACGAAAACGGTTTAGAtattttttcgaccgttttctacttttctacttttaattcggaatatctcgaattcaaaattcggtttcgaaattcggtttaaaccaaatttggcccaATACAAGTCTAAcattagaaaaattatatctttttcatacgatcttggatgaagatgatttttatataaaaattgtagttcttgacaagatctataactttctagttctTAGTTTTTGATTTGATGTCTTGAAGATGtttaaaaaattaaacaaagtcagcgatatattaatcgcgtacaagcacttgttgccttaaaaaatcatatctttatTACGTCGTGTCGAGTGGAGATACTTTTTATGAAAGTTGtaggacttgttaattattatatacttgttaattgttatgcacttggtcctacgggtcaatattctgtattgatttttcatataccgaccgtgttcgacataattccgctcgaattagttcgttttcgaaatttttgatattccgtaagttcgtgtttgttttcgtgtccggctttaccgctttcattttcattttcctatttaaatgtagaagtagaaaacggttgagaggttttccgaccgtttccgaccgttttcatccctacatgcatgcatgctcgcTCTTGCCGTTCCACTCCGGCCCATCGCTGCTTCTTGCGCGTATGGCGTGCATGTGTGTGGCATGTTCAGTGAAAGCCAGGCGGTGCTTTACGCCCCGGTTGGGGCTCAGGGCTCAAACGAGCCATAGCTAGGGGGTGtttccaccaaaatccaaactttgacactatgtaaaaagaagatttcccgtcacatcaaacttgtggtacatgtatggagtactaaatgttgacgaaatcaaaaaccaattgcacagtttggttgtactttgcgagacaaacgttttgagcctaattagtcaacgattgaacaattattaccaaatacaaacgaaatgctacagtgctcTACAGTGAATTTGCCGCCGTCGATTCGGCCAAGCTAAACGAGGGCCTAGCTGGCTGCTGAATCAGCTAGCAACCCTATGGCTACCTGGCCAGCTGCatctgggagggagagagaggacaGAGAGACTTTAAGGGTACGCATCTGTTGCCTACGggccccgatacccgacgggtatttgatccattaggggatgggATATGATTATATttttacccgcgggcatctaaatgggcaagaattcaTCCCCGACGAGTATAGCGAGTACGGGAACGTTCCTGTTTATCCGTTCCCGTTATCCGTTGGGGAAcctgactatttgagctgtcatgtgagtattaggcccaaagaagctcaacataggtattttgacccaaatctgaacaatcatatatatagtttgtgtgttctacgaaccctagttcaatttttcctcaccatctctgtcagcagcacaagcacgcctgcctcatgagcgctcgtgcccctcgctttctcagttcggtctctctgccacctttgctcgtccttctcacaacctcgctccttctccttggcatctccaagactccgacacttatacccgggtgaagaagaaacgtctccgattgcaaagttgcgaccccaagtgtccttatttatcaggtatgcagtacccgtcgggtatctgttacccgaccgatgcccgacgggtacgaggatcagcaagaatctatacccgagacagttaacggagATGGGAATgtgatgaattctccgtagcggggaagagaacgttacggcgatacccgacgagtacatccccgttgccatccataCTGTTGCCGGGGCCATGCTTGATGGGAGGAAAAAGGGTCCGGGCACCCTTGCTTGCTCATGTCACGCATCTCATTGCTCACCACGTACACTACCAGCTGGTGGTGCGCATTGGATCTTCAAGCCGGCCAGCTATGCAAATACAACCACCACTACCATACCATATGCATGGCagcggaggtggcggtggtggaaggATATAGTGGTACATTGGATTTGGAGTAGTGTGTGGTACACTAGTCACTGCCTCAGTTTTcgacatcactgtcgatttaaaATCCTCCTTCACTGCCGTTTGAATCGGTAGTGGCATGTTGACAGTGATGCTCACTGGCTACTGTTGACGGTACTTTACCCGATAGTGATAAGgtttagaaaaacaaaaaaaaaaaaacaatccaaCAAGCATGCTGGCTGGAGCATGCTCGTTACCCTAGTTTTCTGTATTAATTGCTGGTTGACTTCTGGAGCTCGGCTATACTGAattattacgagagaaaaatattatatcatatatgataAGTCCATGCGAACAGGCTGGCTGTCGCTTTGTACGTTACCCCAACCGCCCCATCCGAGAGATACTCCTACTATACTACTACACCTCGCCATACGATACGTACGGGCATAAGGCTGCTCTACCAGTCTACTAGTACGCTTTCTCTCTTTTAAGAAAGAGCCACGGAAA
This region includes:
- the LOC136496123 gene encoding uncharacterized protein, with the protein product MVLSPCPPWIDPDNAFRIHVSVDKYTLANDYGVVDLDAQEHDLWFDSSNVYTLNDFVDDMVSKIIWGRSQQLLIWGVDIDSGTEWKVTSSDQFEEMIMSRMDEKVMHVSCDVVEKDAVGLNDVVSRANKGGSSTTAAHSGVTNAGHAENVEGLGDTCSTPEEGRAEENVVDWNTLTILADENCDGEANAVVDEDQIYEAFGFKAADEATADEVPIPNIPADVEDEMNEAAIPVNDDLGDEPMFGWDRDNPDMSVGTLYPCMDDFRMAVRQHAIVNEFQLGTEKSDKERFRGYCSSKGCPWKIRARTLKDGSVRIQINKGTHKCPSKSRVLGRMASQKWIAERAIPLLKDNPEMGPKAVKEELEKKYNIKIPYQTVFYGRQRATDKLFGKWDDCFDYLFRFKAEIELRSPGSVVEIDTVTVEGKVHFSRFFCAFKASIDGFRDGCRPYISVDSTTLNGEWNGHMPAANAIDGHNWLYPIAFGFFDSETKDNWTWFMEQLGKAIGPMNHLAICTDACKGLEAAVKKVFPGAEQRECFRHLMENMKKMFTGNAYAKYMWPAARACTVEKFNKLMDKVIEAYPGVVPWLKEHHSLLWARSGFKEEIKCDFINNNLAESWNAWIQAHKDLPLDILADAIRHKTMVLFEKRRKISKALKGFILPAIIHQLNAASKGLNHLKATKGGPNQAEVIVMYNDEVVKRHVVYLDQHECTCREWQVSGKPCPHALAVITTERQPNMEKYVDVAYSVHKFQAAYAGMIPVITDKSQWPVVEKGFKLLPPIGKKRGLGRQMKKRVKGCLERSGKATRQVICKGCGELGHRRTSWRCPLSGTKKRKRTRKTKTKKGPKKGADKEYEPAPASETAAAPPEPSPAPPAEAAPEPSPAPPAEAAPEPSPAPPAEAAPSPRTPRTRAAVAREREAEEAAAAARRLNLEAPQPLEMIIPEAESLPNPAPAKKMTPRRKQLATNVKSSSAKGN